One genomic region from Halococcus qingdaonensis encodes:
- a CDS encoding MBL fold metallo-hydrolase has product MVHSDWDDWLVREIDTADPDGVAIWYLGCNGFALTDGATTLFIDPYLGTGDPPRTVRMIPVPFAPSDVRAADAILATHEHTDHVHGPSQAPILEATDATFYGPADSIAVAREEEAWTDEWDVAADQLAELAVEDTVELGEFTVTVETAHDPDATQPVSYVVDHPAGTFFHGGDTKPDASLEAVGERHDIDLGALAFGSTGLLPDKHTGELAEKRWYCDENEIVEAAGQLRIDRLVPTHWDMWKGLTADPTALSHHARSYDDPADLEIVEIGDRIEL; this is encoded by the coding sequence ATGGTCCACAGCGATTGGGACGACTGGCTCGTTCGCGAGATCGACACCGCCGACCCCGACGGCGTCGCGATCTGGTATCTCGGCTGCAACGGTTTCGCGCTCACGGACGGCGCGACGACGCTGTTCATCGACCCGTATCTCGGTACGGGCGATCCGCCGCGGACCGTGCGCATGATCCCTGTTCCGTTCGCGCCGAGCGACGTCAGGGCGGCCGACGCAATCCTCGCCACGCACGAACACACCGATCACGTCCACGGCCCCTCGCAGGCCCCGATTCTCGAAGCCACCGATGCCACGTTCTACGGCCCCGCCGACAGCATCGCGGTCGCGCGCGAGGAGGAAGCCTGGACCGACGAGTGGGACGTTGCAGCCGACCAGCTCGCCGAACTGGCGGTCGAGGACACGGTCGAACTCGGCGAATTCACCGTCACGGTCGAGACGGCACACGATCCCGACGCCACCCAGCCGGTGAGCTACGTCGTCGATCACCCGGCGGGGACCTTCTTCCACGGCGGCGACACGAAACCCGACGCGAGCCTCGAAGCCGTCGGCGAGCGCCACGATATCGACCTCGGCGCGCTCGCGTTCGGTTCGACCGGGCTGCTTCCCGACAAGCACACGGGTGAGTTGGCCGAGAAACGCTGGTACTGCGACGAAAACGAGATCGTCGAGGCCGCCGGACAGCTCCGGATCGATCGACTCGTCCCGACGCACTGGGACATGTGGAAGGGGCTGACGGCCGATCCGACGGCGCTGTCTCACCACGCTCGGAGCTACGACGACCCCGCGGATCTCGAAATCGTCGAGATCGGCGATCGTATCGAACTCTGA
- a CDS encoding HAD family hydrolase, which yields MELPQYDFWLCDLDGTLVDVEWTYVRRLFDRVGERLGYTFDDREAHTLWNGLGGFRDEQLREWGLDAERFWSTLHAIEDPSARAAATFVYDDAAAFLASLDVPVGIVTHCQRYLTEPVLSELDLHGRFETVVCCTSDLGWKPDPEPVRLAIEEMGVAGDEGVLVGDGPHDVGAAWNAGLDGIHLERHGHERRGRCVRGDHRISRFPV from the coding sequence ATGGAGCTACCCCAGTACGATTTCTGGCTGTGCGACCTCGACGGCACGCTCGTCGACGTCGAATGGACGTACGTCCGTCGGCTGTTCGACCGCGTGGGTGAGCGCCTCGGCTACACTTTCGACGACCGCGAGGCGCACACGCTCTGGAACGGCCTCGGCGGGTTCCGCGACGAACAGCTCCGTGAGTGGGGTCTCGACGCCGAGCGGTTCTGGTCGACGCTCCACGCGATCGAAGACCCGAGCGCCCGCGCGGCGGCGACCTTCGTCTACGACGACGCCGCCGCATTCCTCGCGTCACTCGACGTCCCGGTCGGCATCGTCACTCACTGCCAGCGCTATCTCACCGAGCCGGTTCTCTCCGAACTCGATCTGCACGGCCGATTCGAGACGGTCGTCTGCTGTACGAGCGATCTCGGCTGGAAACCCGATCCCGAACCCGTCCGTCTGGCGATCGAGGAGATGGGCGTCGCCGGTGACGAGGGCGTGCTCGTCGGCGACGGGCCCCACGACGTCGGCGCGGCGTGGAACGCCGGTCTCGACGGCATCCATCTCGAACGCCACGGCCACGAGCGTCGCGGGCGCTGTGTCCGTGGTGATCACCGTATCTCACGGTTCCCGGTCTGA